In the genome of Euleptes europaea isolate rEulEur1 chromosome 4, rEulEur1.hap1, whole genome shotgun sequence, the window ggaggggggagccccgcCCCGCCGTCACCCCCCCGATAAGCCCCCCCCCGGCTTGCAGACTCCTCTTGCAAGACGACTccggacagccccccccccatgggctcCGGAGAGCCCCCTCCGAGCCGCCCCCCCGGGCGAAGCAGAGTCTGGGGATGTGAGCCCCCCCAAGTGGACGGCAGGGGGGGGGTGTCACTCGACGGGCTCCGGGGTCTCCTCCGCTTCCTGAAACAGAGAAGGAGAGGAAGCGTCAGGCGGGGTGAGTctgcggggtgggggtgaggggtaggtttttatatatatatatatatatataataaaattttttatttttcttcatttaatatatcaacagaaacaatataatagtaataataaaaaacaagtaatatctctactttaacaataaaatgacttcctctccctcttccatctaaaaataaagtgcataaacttttgctaacggaacgaatcccaatattattttaattagcctgttcttgtcgtatccaacattattaaatcagtacctaatataaaaaaaattaatacaaagtgtaaataagggattggatcaaagagtatcctttaaatggtcccgttaaaaaatgattttcacagtacgttctccaagcctcccattcccccccccccaaaaaaaattgtacattatcattgtggtttatcaaagctgtaagcttcgccatctcggtcagttccagcatctttttgatccccccaccccccatgatccCCGCACTAGTTTATGCAACAGATCGGCCCCTCTGGAAGTTCTCCCCCTGCAAGCCCCGCTGCAATTAAAGGCCCACGGGGCACTAGCAATGCGGcttgagcagggttgccaacctccaggtggtgtctggagatgcgcttttacaactgatctccagccaatagagagcagtcggagaacatggccgctttggccattgggctctatggcattgaagtccctccccactccaaaccctgccctcctcaggctccgccccaaaacctcccgctggtggcaaagagggacctggcaaccctgggctggAGCCAGGAGAGCTTTCGCCCCACAGGCTGGAAAGTCCAAAGATATTTCatttgctgattctgtgaccttaggcagttcatgggagggagggcatcttggccatcttctgggcatggagtaggggtcgctgggtgtgtgtgtgggggggaggtagttgtgaaagtcctgctttgtgctgggggttggactagatgaccctggtggtccccttccaactctatgattctgtgattacacacacacaccccgtccgGCTGTCAGGAGGCTGAAGctggttcccagttcgttccctattccacTTCctcattcacatttcctagttccgtgttggcgaacctatggcacgcgtgccacttccggcacgcgtgccacttccggcacgcgtagccctctctgccggcacgcgcggttcctccaagcagctggcctttccggctctgccccgccccgggtgatctccaaccaatagagatcagttcccctggaaaaaattgccactttggcaattggactctatggcactaaagtcctttcccaaaccccgccctcctcaggcactaccccaaaaacctcccactcatggtgaagaggaacttggcaaccctagcctctccctctgggccccctctgggggtggtattcaggttaaattgccgcattggcactcggcgataaatatgtgggttttcggttgcagtttgggcactcggtctctaaaaggtttgccatcactgtcctagtttCTGAATGATGCTGAAGACAATTTAAAAGCAGTCCCctgtacttgaaggactgtcatacagaggagggtgccgagttgttttctgttgccccagaaggtcagaccagaaccaacgggttgaaattaaatcaaaagagtttccgtctagacattaggaagaattttctaacagagcagttcctcagtggaacaggcttcctcgggaggtggtgagcgcttcttccctggaggtttttaagcagaggcaagatggccatctgtcagcaatgccgattctatgaccttcggcagatcatgagaggggggacactttggccatcttctgggcatggagtaggggtcactgggggtgtggggggcagatagctgtgaatttcgtgcattgtgaagggggttggactagatgaccctggtggtcccttccaactctgtgatcctatgaatgtgggggtgtatgatatgtggtggtccaatccttattttggggtgcagagcttttaaattgtcagtcagaaactaggaaatgtgaataagagaatggggaacaaactgggaacgaactggtggtcccttccaactcaatgattctgtaATCACCGGCAGCGCCTGCATGCAGCCCACCCTCCAGGAAGCATATCAACACCCTCTCTCTGGCCAAGCTTCTTTCAACCGTAGTGCCCACTCTGCTTTGGCACCCTGCCCGGCATCCTGGGAGCAGAACCAGATAAGCTGTCGGTATTTTAAAAGAGAAGGATTGTCCCTTTGCTGCCCTGGCTCCCAGCCTGACAGCCGATGATTTAGACCTGGAGAAACTATTATGCCTGGTCACGGCCACTCAGGCTTGCACAGTGTGGGACTATCGCTTCCTCCATTTCCATCTCCCTCTTTGACCTTCGCTCAGTCTCCTTTATGAAATATTGAGGGGACTCCGCACTGAAGGCtggttggatcagacccaggcttacataagaaaagccctgctggatcagaccgaggcctatcaagtccagcagtctgttcaaatagtggccggccaggtgcctccaggaagcccacaaacaagacgactgcagcagccctgtcctgcctgtgttccacagcacctaatatatttggcatgctcctctgatcctggagagaataggtatgcagcatgactcatattcgttttgactagtagccatggattgccctctcctccatgaacatgtccactcccctctcaaagccttccaagttggcagcttcgGGCTTCTGTTTCTGACAGCGGCCAGGAAAAGGGCACAGAGGCAAAGACCATGCCTCGTTGGAGTCCCCATGATTTGgtgttcagaggtatactgcttctgcacatggaggttcaaCTTAGATGTCATGACAAATCGCTGTTAACACccctgacttaaaaaaaatctagcccctcttttttttaaaaaaacaaacaccatctGAGCTGTCACTACACAGTGAATTATGTAGGATTATGTATTGGGTGATGAACAACTTTTGTCTGTCCTGGACCCTTTTGGAACTCAACTTCACTGGGTTACCCCAAGGGCCGGAATTATGAGAGTTGGAAGAAAAAGTCCATCAGTTGCCCCTACCCTCTTTGCTCATAATGGTACAGATCTTCCTAGTGTTTATTTTCTCCATTTATAGGCACAGTCATTTTGAAAAAATTCTTCAAATCTTGTTGCCTTTTCTCGTGGAGAATGGGATCGTTGTAGCTACCCTTTCTACCACTAGGATATCCTCTTTTGTACAAGGGCAACAAAAACCCCTTTTCCCCCCTAAAATGTGCTGGCGCCATGCATTTATATAACAGCATtaggttttattttcaatccctttccaaaTAATCCCCAACAGCGATTTTGCCTTTCACCCCGTGCCACACAAGAGCCGTAATGCTAAACACTGAACACTGCAcctctatttggggggggggggtaaatcttCCAATATAGTATTCACTTTCGTCTTCCAAGGttttgcaagcccccccccccccgcctcttggGAGAATCAGGGCCCTCCTTGAGATTTTCTAGGGAAATTCTCCTTAATACCTCACAGTGTAGCTTTCTTAACTATCCAGGATCAGCGAAGCTCTCCTGTTTCCCAAATCTGTGCTCTTGCTTGACTTTAAATTGTATGGGGTTTTCTATCCAGGATCAGCTAAGCTCCTGTTTCCCAAATTGCTTGACTTTAAATTGTATGGTGCTTTCCCCCAGCCTGCCACGTcctttgttcccctccccaccccaaaatgttCCTGATTTCTCCTCCTGTTAGGGCGAAACTAGAGGATATGTTTGACATTTAACAGTCATATGAGCCATGGGGGAACTAACGTTCCCAAGTGTGCCAGGTCTCAATTTGGTGAGGGAAAGGGCCTTCAACCTTCTCTCCCGGACCATTTTCCCAAACCGAAATGGCCACGGGGGAGAAATTTGCCGAGCAGAGTGGggatgcacatgaacacatgaagctgccttatactgaatcagatccttggtccatcaaagtcagtattgtctactcagaccagcagcggctctccaaggtctcaggcggggatctttcacatcacctacttgcttagtccctttaactggagatgccagagactgaacctgggaccttctgcatgccaagcagaggctctaccactgagctatggcccctccccaaagccttgaATGCCaagccattgaacacatgaagcttccttactcTGAAGCAGACCCGTGGTCTGCGAAagccaatactgtctactcagactggcagccgctctccagggtctcaggtcgaggtctttcacctgctacctgatccttttagttggagatgccggggattgaacctgggaccttctgcatgccaagcggatgctctcccgctgagccaaggacctgggtctcccagatgctagtccaacattttaactCCTATAACCATGCTGGGTTGGGGGAGCCGTGACCCAACTTGCGTCAAACATATTGGCTCATTGGGCCCTTAGCTACAGATCCAAACCATCTGTGCCCTCTTGGCATCGCCCCATCCCGCCATGTCTCACCGGCTCCAGTTCCAGCCCtagctccttctctctctccctttccttttccaACTCCAGTTCTTCTTCCCGCCGCCGCTGCCGGGTTTCTTCCGCATCGAAGCGCTCGTCCTCCTCGAAGAAATCCTTATCCAGGCGCTCGAGGCGGGGGAGCAGCACCAGGGTCTCCAGGCGGTAGTCCCCCTCTTCTGCGCACGGGTTGTCCAGCAAGACCAGGGCCCTCAAGATGGGCAGCGTCTGAAGCTTAGCCACTTCCTGGATATTGGAAATCGCGTTCCCCCTGCGGAGGGGTGGGAGAACGAGTTTTGAAAAACTATCGGACAGGCCCCACTCTTTCTCCTCTGCTAAAACCTAAAGGTCAAGAATACAGCAGAAATGGGGGGAGCGTAACCAAAAAGTAACATCTAAAGGATTAATAGTGTTGATGTTAATGTCCGctcggagtagggttgccagcctccaggtatccCAGGAGAGAACCTTGTAATATATGGAAGTTCACtagccacttgctggcagatAATTTGAAACTAATGCTACCCATGGGAGTTATGTGAAATTATTTGAGAGGAAACACCAACTTGCAGTTTAAGACAcctggggaagaaaagaaaaaaatataaaatgaaattTATGTAAAGTACAGATGATACTTACCTGTTTGCACTTAAAGAAAaagtacatacctttgtggatataggaatattgcatgtgttggttgtataccatattggattttggaaaattgtattttgtatttgtacttTTGTAAGCTTGTTGGATGTTTAGaattgttgtggtataatatagaatttcttacatttgtataagagcttgtttctgtgtctacttggttgtaactaacctccaggtaatagcagaagatctcctgctattacaactgatctccagccgatagagatcagttcacctggagtaaatggccgctttggcaattggactctatggcatagaagtccctcccctccccaaaccccgccctcctcaggctccgccccaaaaacctcccactgatagtgaagagggacctggcaaccctagctcggaGGGTTATAGCAAGATAGTGGAAAACGGCAGAATTTTTAACGTTACATTCTTGGTATTCTGAAttgtggcaaatagctatggcacaaaaattgacacatcagcttagagcaggggtctcaaaacttttggcccgttgagtgcggttcagagctcttgcgcccgctcgcgccggcagccaggttgcggagccggcgcgcctgagagagagagagcgggcgcgctgtctccccccccacacaccatggagaatggccctgtccccctttccctttccctcaatggttgggaggctaaagcctcccctcccctctagccacgcgattgctgggcgggcagctcggcggttcctgggcccccttgcctatcagctgttgggcggggtgggcttcctttggtagacctggcctccggctgagtcccattgggaggccatgtctacccactggctttcttggcagtagacctggactctgaggagggggaaaagtcccccttcagaggccaggtctaccaattggcttctataggcctccagaggccaggtctactgccaagaaagccaatgggtagacctggcctcccaatgggactcagccggaggccaggtctaccaataggcttttatggtggtaggccaggcctccagacgaggactccgacggggagggggaaatggcagggacttacaatttaatttttatcaataaataagatcactattaagtatgatatcaagttttattcagtgtacctatagtttaattaagacttaaaactttaattaaagtttattaagttaataaacagtgtacctacctatatagtttaagtttaagaaatttggctctcaaaagaaatctcaatcgttgtactgttgatatttggctcttttgactaatgagtttgccgacccctggcttagagtTATTAAAGGCAAGGCTAATATATGGGATTCTTTTACGAAACACGGCATGATTTCATCTCatatacaaaccagaaagaaattcacCATGCACCTAAACCATTTCAGAGATTATGGAAAACAAATTAAAGTTATAATgaccccttcctcttcttctcattTCTAAATGTATTTACCACCTATGTTGTTATTGTACTCCATTTATACCTGTaatcaaaggaaaagaaaaaagttcatatatgtatgtatgtataggtgtgtatatatatatagaatcatagagttggaagggacaaccagggtcatcaagtccaaccccctgcacaatgcaggaaattaacaactgcctcacccccccacaccccaagtgaccagaagatggccaagatgccctccctctcatcatctgcctgtcatagaatcagcattgctgacagatggccatctaacctcttcttaaaaacctccagggaaggagagctcaccacctcctgaggaagcctgttccactcaggaaccactctgttagaaaattcttcctaatgtctagatggaaactcttttaatttaatttcaacccattggttctggtccggccttcttgggcaacagaaaacaactcagcaccatcctctatatgacagcccctcaaatacttgaacatggttatcatatcccctctcttatgtatatgtgtatatatttatttatttataataatttATAACAAATATTAAGCCTTCAACCATTAGTGCTGTAATTATAGttttgctgttttctttctttgttgttgttgttgttttgctttacgtatttatgtgttcctgtgtttgtgaactgtgattgtatttatttctgttaaaaaaaaatatttaaatttttttttaaaaaaacattataaGCTCTTATGGAGGaataaagaactttttttttactatgtaacaaaagaaaaaagaatgcatTAGAAATGTATGCCCCGAGAGCATATACAGCCAGCGATATGTCAACTGCACTGGTTCCAGCTGAagcatcagatcaggttcaaggtgctggttttgacctttgaagcctTACATGGCCTGGGACCGTCGCATCTGCGGGACTACCTCTCCTGGTATAACCCCCACCCCGAAGATTTCTACGGTCATCAGATAaaaacctactggtggtccctggccctaagagtgtgtggccgtcctcgacgagagccagggcctttttggccctggtgccggcctggtgggatgctctgtccctgctggatcagaccctgcAGGACCTTACAGAGTTCTgctgggcctgcaagacagagcttttccaccaggcctatggttgagggcagccgtGGGCATCATCTTctactggcctccctattcccccccccccttcacttctATGTTATTCTtgttaattggggaggggggagctgctgCTTATTCCGGGCACAATGGGCTAAATTtggcgccatctggagtttttaaggtttttaatctggtttcattgtttaattttagaattattattaattttattgttgatatttTGATGTATCCTGGATAGAATCAtaaaatcgtagagttggaagggaccaccagggtcatcaagtccaactccctgcacaatgcaggaaattcacaactacctccccccacctagtgaccagaagatggccaagatgctctccctcttctctgcctaaggtcacagaatcagcattgctgacagatctccatctaacctcttcttaaaaacctccagggaaggagagcttaccacctcccgaggaagcctgttccactgaggactgttagaaaattcttcctaatgtctagacggaaactcttttgatttaatttcaacccgttggttctggtccgatcttcttgggcaacagaaaacaaaaaggtcggaccagaaccaacaggttgaaattaaatcaaaagagtttccgtctagacattaggctgatgttacccaccctgagcctgggcttggctggggagggcaggttataaattaaataaataaataaaaaataagaaataGAAGCGGGAGAACACAGGTTTGCATGCGGAGGGTCAGTTCAGGGCATTTCCCCACTAAGTGGTTCCCACTGGGATTCTGCTCTGGTATCAGATGAACCATTAGTGTCAGATTCTTCTGTTTACAACCAACAAACACACCTATGAGAACTAACTTGGGGGGTGTCAGTTGAAAAGTGTCCATAGTCCTTTCAGAgcgtgggggtggaaagtgccatcaagtcgcagccaacttatggcgaccccatagggttttcgaggcaagaacataagaacggccctgctggatcagaccaaggcccctcaggtccagcagtctgttcacacagtggccaaccggttgcctccaggaagcccacaaaacaagactgcagcagcattatcctgcctgtgttccacagcacttaatatattaatataattatcataagaacataaggaaagccctgctggatcagaccaaggcccatcgagtccagccgtctgttcacacaggggccaactagatgcctctaggaaagccacaaaagacaacagcagcatcctacctgtgttccacagcacctaatataattaaatataatataattataagagcataagaaaagccctgctggataagaccaaggcccatcaagtccagccgtctgttcacacagtggccaaccaggtaacgCTGCTTCCCCATTACTCCCAAAGGGGCTTACGATAGAGACTCGGAACGGAGGCCGTGGCACCCACCGTAGGTTGATATACTGAAGGGACTTCATGCTTTCCGAAAAGCCGCCCAGACTCTCGAGCGCATTGTCACGGAGGTGCAGGGTTGTGAGTTGCTCCAAATCCTCCAGACCTTCTATAGTGGTAATGGAGTTCTGAGCCTGGGATAGGGAGacgagggggggggcagggtaaGAGATGGAGGACGAAATCAGATCAGGGGTGGATCTAGACAGCGTACGTTTCACACATTCGGTGAGGGAACTAGCAGAATCTGCAGCTCCCCTCATTGAGTTACGGTTGCCCAGGTTCTAAAGGGGGAATATTCCAATTCAAAtattcctcataagaacataacataagtacataagaaaataaaggccctgctggatcagaccaaggcccatcaagtccatccatctgttcacacagtggccaaccaggcgcctctaggaagcccacaaacaagacgactgcagcagcaccatcctgcctgtgttccacagcacctaatataattgcatataatataattataataagaacataagaaaagccatgctgaaccagaccacggcccatcaagtccagcagtctgttcacaaagtggccaaccaggcgcctctaggaagcccacaaacaagacgactgtctTGCCTGTGTtgtacagcacctaatataattatatataatataattataataagaacataagaaaggccctggtggatcagaccaaggcccatcaagtccagcagtctgttcacaaagtggccaaccaggcgcctctaggaagcccacaaacaagacaactgcagcagcattgtcttgcctgtgttccacagcacctaatataattatatataatataattataataagaacataagaaaagccgctggatcagaccacggcccatcaagtccagcagtctgttcacacattggccaaccaagggcctctaggaagcccacaaacaagtatAAGGCATCAGGACTGAAGCCTAGAAAGATTTGGGAAACTAAGCACTGACACTGGTTTGGAGGTTCTGACATTCAGTGGACTGAGGTGTGTGAACCACTCGCTGAAGTACAACCACCAATGGTGTCTCTTACCAGGTACAAATTTTTCAGCTTGGGCAGGTGGAGTCCCGCTGTAGACTTGAGTCTGTTACTCCGCAACTCAAGCGTGTGCAGATGGGAAAGCTTGAGTGGATCTAGTCCTGATATTTCCTCAATCTCGTTCCCTGGACGCCAGAGGAATAGAAAGTGATTGTGAGATTTATTCCCTCCATATTTTTTTAGCCAGtggtgcagatagggttgccaacctccaggtggtggcaggagaactcctggtattacaactgatctccagccaatagagatcagattacctggagaaaagggccactttggaaagtggactttacagcattataccccactgaagtcccgttttggccattggactctatggcattga includes:
- the LRRC23 gene encoding leucine-rich repeat-containing protein 23, which gives rise to MSDDEPEDDYDNDEKDELGEKLEDEEDEKEGAEEEEEEHPVSNPLTEEHFKEGLSLLCKTGNGLAHAFVKFEAREKELTDIIIIQSFIHLRYVDLSDNLLQDLSALSFLTHLLWLKVDNNRLTSAAMDELPYLQIASFAGNCIKDTGGINHPRLASLTLKGNEIEEISGLDPLKLSHLHTLELRSNRLKSTAGLHLPKLKNLYLAQNSITTIEGLEDLEQLTTLHLRDNALESLGGFSESMKSLQYINLRGNAISNIQEVAKLQTLPILRALVLLDNPCAEEGDYRLETLVLLPRLERLDKDFFEEDERFDAEETRQRRREEELELEKEREREKELGLELEPEAEETPEPVE